A window from Sinorhizobium fredii encodes these proteins:
- a CDS encoding winged helix-turn-helix transcriptional regulator has product MNKATGKVKGKRVALVGGVPLDIDDCPVRDVMDNIGGKWNSLMILSLADGPLRFSQLRRLIPDISQRMLTQTLRDLQRDGYLSRTVYPTQPPSVEYGLTDLGRSFLTILRPFVDWSLENHEAIRNARAEYDAAI; this is encoded by the coding sequence ATGAACAAGGCGACCGGCAAGGTGAAGGGGAAGCGCGTCGCCCTAGTCGGCGGCGTGCCGCTCGACATCGACGACTGCCCGGTGCGGGATGTGATGGACAATATCGGCGGCAAATGGAATTCGCTGATGATCCTGTCGCTCGCCGACGGCCCGCTGCGCTTTTCGCAACTGCGCCGGCTGATCCCGGACATTTCCCAGCGGATGCTGACGCAGACGCTGCGCGATCTACAGCGTGACGGCTATTTGAGCCGCACCGTCTATCCGACACAGCCGCCGAGCGTGGAATACGGCCTCACCGATCTCGGCCGATCGTTTCTGACGATTTTGAGGCCGTTCGTCGACTGGTCACTCGAAAATCACGAGGCGATCCGCAACGCGCGGGCGGAGTATGACGCCGCCATCTAG
- a CDS encoding pyridoxine 5'-phosphate synthase — MPAKLSVNLNAIAMLRNRRDLPWPSVTGLGRIALQAGASGLTVHPRPDQRHIRFSDLQPIRDLIDDEFAGAEFNMEGYPNEEFLQLVERNEPEQVTLVPDDPAQATSDHGWDFRENQALLGKVVGRLKKKGFRVSLFADGDPDAEALKIAKETGADRIELYTGPYGGCHDDPEKAERIAGELGRTAAIAIDLGLAVNAGHDLTVANLPRLAKHIPALAEVSIGHGLTADALQYGMAETVRRFRRACGEAL; from the coding sequence ATGCCCGCAAAGCTCTCCGTGAATCTCAATGCCATCGCCATGCTGCGCAACCGGCGCGATCTTCCATGGCCCTCCGTGACCGGGCTCGGCCGGATCGCGCTTCAGGCGGGGGCGAGCGGACTGACCGTGCATCCGCGTCCCGACCAGCGGCACATCCGCTTTTCCGACCTGCAGCCGATCCGCGACCTGATCGACGACGAATTCGCGGGCGCGGAGTTCAACATGGAAGGCTATCCCAACGAGGAGTTCCTGCAACTCGTCGAGCGAAACGAACCGGAACAGGTGACGCTGGTGCCTGATGATCCGGCGCAGGCGACTTCCGACCACGGCTGGGACTTTCGCGAGAACCAGGCTCTGCTCGGCAAGGTCGTCGGGCGTCTCAAGAAGAAGGGCTTCCGCGTGTCGCTGTTTGCCGATGGGGATCCGGACGCCGAAGCGCTGAAAATCGCCAAGGAGACCGGGGCGGACCGCATCGAACTCTATACAGGGCCCTACGGCGGCTGCCACGACGATCCGGAGAAGGCCGAGCGGATCGCCGGCGAGCTCGGCCGCACGGCCGCGATCGCAATCGATCTCGGCCTCGCCGTCAATGCGGGGCACGACCTGACCGTCGCCAACCTGCCGCGGCTCGCCAAGCATATCCCGGCGCTTGCCGAGGTCTCGATCGGCCACGGCCTGACGGCCGACGCGCTGCAATACGGCATGGCCGAGACCGTGCGCCGCTTCCGCCGCGCCTGCGGGGAAGCCCTGTAA
- a CDS encoding DUF899 family protein codes for MTTQAPLVPATELAARNRARFPNESAEYRRARNALLAEEIELRRHIERVAAQRRQLPPGGEVPRTYVFESENGPVTLDDLFGDKDTLIIYSYMFGPKREKPCPMCTSLMAAWEGKVPDIEQRIALAMVARSPIERLLEAKKARGWTQLKVYSDSEGSFTRDYVSAEDADVPGYTVFTRRDGTIRHFWSGEMSGEMADPGQDPRDAPDPDPLWHLLDTTPEGRGADWYPKLEYRGAERG; via the coding sequence ATGACGACGCAGGCCCCACTCGTCCCGGCAACGGAACTCGCCGCAAGGAACCGCGCCCGCTTCCCGAACGAGAGTGCGGAGTATCGTCGGGCACGCAACGCTTTGCTCGCCGAGGAAATCGAACTCCGCCGCCATATCGAACGCGTCGCCGCGCAACGCCGGCAACTGCCGCCGGGTGGCGAAGTGCCACGGACCTACGTTTTCGAAAGTGAGAACGGTCCTGTGACGCTCGACGACCTCTTCGGGGACAAGGACACGCTCATCATCTACAGCTACATGTTCGGCCCGAAGCGCGAAAAGCCCTGCCCCATGTGCACCTCACTCATGGCCGCCTGGGAGGGAAAAGTGCCGGACATCGAACAACGCATCGCTCTGGCGATGGTCGCCCGATCACCGATCGAGCGGCTCCTCGAGGCCAAGAAGGCGCGCGGCTGGACCCAGCTGAAGGTCTATTCCGATAGCGAGGGGAGCTTTACCCGCGATTATGTCAGCGCCGAGGACGCGGACGTCCCCGGCTACACGGTCTTCACCCGCCGGGACGGTACGATCCGGCATTTCTGGAGCGGCGAGATGAGCGGCGAAATGGCCGATCCTGGCCAGGACCCGCGCGATGCACCCGACCCCGATCCGTTGTGGCACCTGCTCGACACGACGCCCGAAGGCCGCGGCGCCGATTGGTATCCGAAGCTTGAATATCGCGGCGCTGAGCGCGGTTAA
- a CDS encoding thermonuclease family protein: MAKAKSPRRKRSTRSKGSRGGMMPWYLAATVLVGGIIGYDNREQLRDWLDQSEMTAFLSKSEKAPEKRSKTTVIAPRPKEHAGTVATKSALVPPAPVGRPMQQPPAQLASVQTGSNTFFFCGIRHDNCVIDGDTFLFNGERILIADIDAPETKLAKCDAERSRGSYAKARLREVLNAGEFTLVASSGGFADEEAGKPRVVMRGGRSLGDLLLSEGLVRKRTSRPASWCGQAPRASG, encoded by the coding sequence ATGGCCAAGGCAAAATCCCCGCGACGGAAACGCAGCACACGCTCGAAAGGCAGCCGGGGCGGTATGATGCCCTGGTATCTCGCCGCTACGGTTCTTGTCGGGGGCATTATTGGCTATGATAACCGCGAACAACTCCGGGACTGGCTGGACCAAAGCGAAATGACCGCGTTCCTCTCCAAGTCGGAGAAGGCGCCCGAGAAGAGATCAAAGACGACCGTTATCGCCCCGCGTCCGAAGGAGCATGCGGGCACCGTCGCGACAAAATCGGCATTGGTCCCACCGGCACCGGTCGGCAGGCCGATGCAGCAGCCGCCGGCGCAACTCGCCTCCGTTCAAACGGGAAGCAACACTTTTTTCTTCTGCGGCATTCGCCACGATAACTGCGTGATCGACGGCGACACTTTCCTCTTCAACGGAGAAAGAATTCTTATCGCCGATATCGACGCGCCCGAGACGAAGCTCGCGAAGTGCGACGCGGAGCGGTCGCGCGGTTCCTATGCCAAGGCACGACTGCGTGAAGTACTGAACGCCGGGGAATTCACACTGGTCGCTTCATCGGGCGGATTCGCCGACGAGGAGGCGGGCAAGCCCCGCGTCGTCATGAGAGGCGGCAGGTCGCTGGGAGACCTCCTCCTTTCCGAGGGGCTGGTGAGAAAGCGCACCAGCCGGCCGGCAAGCTGGTGCGGCCAGGCTCCGCGCGCCTCCGGCTAA
- a CDS encoding aminoglycoside phosphotransferase family protein, translated as MVNASESIEIDSSLVRRLIAAQFPQWADLPVRPVRHGGWDNRTFHLGDDLSVRLPSAASYALQVEKEQRWLPQLAAHLPLPIPAPVAMGRPGEGYPWPWSVYRWRYGEIATHAPIADLPAFAATLGEFLAALQRIDADGGPSPGQHNFFRGGPLTVYDHETRWALDALEGQIDTNATRSVWEAALAASWTGNPVWFHGDVSSGNLLVEGGCLTAVIDFGTSGVGDPACDLSIAWTMFSGDSREAFRAALPLDRGTWARGRGWTLWKAMIVAAEMPGTDRLEVEKSRRVIAEVLADHLRYG; from the coding sequence ATGGTCAACGCCTCCGAAAGCATCGAAATCGACAGCTCCCTTGTCAGGCGGCTGATCGCGGCTCAGTTTCCGCAGTGGGCGGACCTGCCGGTGCGACCGGTCCGGCATGGCGGCTGGGACAACCGGACCTTTCATCTTGGCGATGATCTCTCCGTTCGTCTGCCGAGTGCCGCGTCCTATGCGCTGCAGGTCGAGAAGGAACAGCGCTGGCTGCCGCAGCTGGCAGCGCACCTGCCGCTGCCGATTCCGGCGCCCGTCGCGATGGGGCGGCCGGGCGAAGGTTATCCCTGGCCTTGGTCCGTCTATCGATGGCGCTATGGCGAGATCGCCACGCATGCTCCGATCGCCGATCTGCCGGCCTTCGCGGCGACGCTCGGCGAATTTCTCGCCGCCCTGCAGCGGATCGACGCCGATGGAGGGCCGTCACCGGGGCAGCACAATTTCTTCCGGGGCGGTCCGCTGACCGTCTACGACCACGAAACGCGCTGGGCTCTCGATGCACTTGAAGGTCAAATCGACACAAATGCGACGCGCTCTGTCTGGGAGGCGGCGCTTGCCGCCAGCTGGACGGGAAACCCGGTCTGGTTCCATGGCGATGTCAGTTCCGGCAACCTGCTCGTCGAAGGCGGCTGTCTCACCGCCGTCATCGATTTCGGCACGTCCGGCGTCGGCGATCCCGCCTGCGATCTCTCGATTGCCTGGACGATGTTCAGCGGCGATAGCCGCGAGGCGTTTCGTGCGGCACTTCCTCTCGACCGGGGAACCTGGGCGCGCGGCCGCGGCTGGACCCTGTGGAAGGCCATGATCGTTGCAGCCGAGATGCCGGGCACCGATCGTCTCGAAGTCGAAAAGTCGCGGCGCGTGATTGCCGAAGTGCTCGCCGATCACCTGCGGTACGGTTGA
- a CDS encoding aspartate/glutamate racemase family protein — protein MEMRKIGLIGGMSFESSAVYYRMVNEAVRERLGALHSAEVLLHSVDFQKIVDLQKAGRWDEAARRLSEVARALQSGGADCVLICTNTMHLIADAVAASVEIPLINIIDETALRLKAAGSRRPLLLATRYTMEHGFYAERMKAHGIDVVVPDADGRTLTHGVIFDELCAGKVLDTSRQALVALIEKAKADGADAVILGCTEICLILDPANLPLPGFDSTAIHAAAAVEFSLNSRNVSRAA, from the coding sequence ATGGAAATGCGCAAGATCGGCCTCATCGGCGGCATGAGCTTCGAAAGTTCGGCGGTCTATTACCGGATGGTCAACGAGGCGGTTCGCGAGCGGCTGGGCGCGTTGCATTCGGCCGAGGTGCTGCTCCATTCCGTCGACTTCCAGAAAATCGTCGACCTGCAGAAGGCCGGCCGCTGGGACGAGGCCGCCCGGCGCCTGTCCGAGGTCGCGCGCGCACTTCAATCCGGCGGAGCCGACTGCGTGCTGATCTGCACCAACACCATGCACCTGATCGCCGACGCGGTTGCCGCTTCCGTCGAGATCCCGCTGATCAACATCATCGACGAGACCGCACTTCGTCTCAAGGCCGCCGGGAGTCGCCGGCCGCTGCTGCTCGCCACCCGCTACACGATGGAGCACGGCTTCTATGCCGAGCGGATGAAGGCGCACGGCATCGACGTGGTCGTGCCGGATGCAGACGGACGTACGCTGACCCACGGAGTGATTTTCGACGAACTCTGCGCTGGCAAGGTGCTGGACACGTCGCGTCAAGCGCTGGTGGCGCTGATCGAGAAGGCAAAGGCGGATGGCGCCGACGCCGTCATCCTCGGCTGCACCGAGATCTGCCTGATCCTTGATCCGGCAAACCTGCCCTTGCCCGGCTTCGATTCCACAGCCATCCACGCCGCAGCCGCCGTCGAGTTCTCGCTGAACTCGCGGAATGTGAGCCGCGCCGCCTGA
- a CDS encoding NAD(P)/FAD-dependent oxidoreductase: MQERHHVVVVGGGFGGLQLVHDLKGAPVRITLIDRRNHHLFQPLLYQVATTILATSEIAWPIRHLYRDRPEVTTLLGEVQGIDRAERAVRLSSGQAIHYDTLVLATGATHAYFGHDEWAAVAPGLKTLEDATTIRRRVLLAFEQAEVEDDPARRDALLTFTIIGAGPTGVELAGIIAEMAHRTLPDEFRRIDTRQARVVLVEAGPRILPAFAEELSAYAMAALAKLGVEVRTGTPVTDCTADGVKIGDSFVPSCTLVWAAGVQASPAAQWLGIEADRAGRAMVDPDLTAPGNADAFVIGDTAAVKQENGMPVPGIAPAAKQQGAYVARVIRARLTGRPSPGPFRYRHQGSLATIGKRAAIIDFGRIKLKGGLAWWIWGIAHIYFLIGTRSRFAVAWSWLWIYLSGQHSARLITQKETMRGEG; this comes from the coding sequence ATGCAGGAAAGACATCACGTGGTGGTCGTGGGCGGCGGCTTCGGCGGGTTGCAACTGGTGCATGACCTCAAGGGCGCGCCGGTCCGCATCACGCTCATCGATCGGCGCAACCACCATCTCTTTCAGCCGCTGCTCTACCAGGTCGCGACCACCATTCTTGCGACCTCCGAGATTGCCTGGCCGATCCGTCATCTCTACCGCGATCGACCGGAGGTTACGACCCTGCTCGGCGAGGTGCAGGGCATCGACAGGGCGGAAAGGGCCGTGCGGCTGTCGAGCGGCCAGGCCATCCACTACGACACGCTGGTGCTCGCGACCGGCGCGACCCACGCCTATTTCGGCCATGACGAATGGGCCGCGGTCGCACCCGGGCTGAAGACGCTCGAGGATGCGACGACCATTCGCCGACGCGTGCTGCTCGCATTCGAGCAGGCGGAAGTCGAGGACGACCCTGCGAGGCGCGATGCACTGTTGACCTTCACGATCATCGGTGCCGGTCCGACAGGCGTGGAACTTGCCGGTATCATTGCCGAAATGGCGCACCGAACCTTGCCGGACGAGTTCCGCCGCATCGATACGCGTCAGGCCCGCGTGGTCCTCGTCGAGGCGGGGCCGCGCATCCTGCCGGCCTTCGCGGAAGAGCTTTCCGCCTATGCTATGGCCGCACTCGCGAAGCTCGGCGTCGAGGTGCGCACCGGAACGCCGGTGACGGACTGTACGGCGGACGGGGTCAAGATCGGCGACAGTTTCGTGCCAAGCTGCACGCTCGTCTGGGCGGCGGGCGTTCAGGCGTCTCCAGCCGCCCAGTGGCTCGGGATCGAGGCGGATCGTGCGGGCCGGGCGATGGTTGATCCTGACCTCACCGCACCGGGCAACGCGGACGCCTTCGTGATCGGCGACACCGCCGCGGTCAAGCAGGAGAATGGTATGCCGGTGCCGGGCATTGCGCCCGCTGCCAAGCAGCAGGGCGCCTATGTGGCCCGGGTGATCCGCGCCCGTCTCACCGGCCGGCCTTCTCCGGGCCCTTTCCGCTACCGCCACCAGGGAAGCCTAGCCACGATCGGCAAGCGGGCCGCAATCATCGACTTCGGCAGGATAAAGCTCAAAGGCGGCCTTGCCTGGTGGATCTGGGGCATCGCTCACATCTACTTCCTGATCGGCACCCGCAGCCGTTTCGCCGTGGCCTGGAGCTGGTTGTGGATCTATCTGAGCGGTCAGCACAGCGCGCGCCTGATTACGCAAAAGGAAACGATGCGCGGGGAGGGATAG
- a CDS encoding Lrp/AsnC family transcriptional regulator → MLDERDRKLLTLLQEDASVAMGDLAERVNLSLSACSRRIQRLEEAGYVSRRIVVLDREKMGVPTTVFALIKTAHHSDEWIETFRRAISDIPEIVEAHRLTGNYDYIVKVVLPRVEQYDMVYKQIVRKVELFDVTASISMEVLKSGTAVPVRYAE, encoded by the coding sequence GTGCTGGATGAGAGGGACCGAAAGCTGCTCACGCTTCTGCAGGAAGATGCGAGCGTTGCGATGGGCGATCTCGCCGAGCGGGTAAACCTTTCCTTGTCCGCTTGCTCGCGCCGCATTCAGCGGCTGGAAGAGGCCGGCTATGTGTCCAGGCGCATCGTCGTTCTCGATCGCGAGAAGATGGGCGTGCCCACGACGGTCTTCGCGCTCATCAAGACTGCGCATCACTCCGATGAGTGGATTGAGACGTTCCGGCGCGCAATCAGCGACATTCCCGAAATCGTCGAGGCGCACCGGTTGACCGGCAACTACGATTACATCGTCAAGGTTGTCCTGCCGCGGGTCGAGCAATATGACATGGTCTACAAGCAGATCGTCCGAAAGGTGGAGCTTTTCGACGTTACCGCCTCGATCTCCATGGAAGTGCTGAAAAGCGGCACGGCGGTTCCGGTCCGTTACGCTGAGTAG
- a CDS encoding PLP-dependent aminotransferase family protein, translating into MGGNREGLSWVPVLGKARGPLYLDIADQIAADSAAGRLAAGTRLPPQRALAAALGIDFTTVSRAYNEARRRGLIEGRVGQGTYVRARPRGTGRSSPGGLVDMSMNLPPLFDGPALAERMWRDIADVQHEQGVALLMRYQPVGGAREDRAAGTAWLKPRLGEVSPERVLVCPGAQGALLAVLGLLVAKGDMICAEALTYPGLRSVAAYLGIEVLGVDMDEEGLVPEAFEAVCREQRPKALYCNPTLHNPTTATLPLKRREAIVAIARRHGVAIVEDDAYGALPATPVPPLAALAPDLVYHVAGLAKCLSPALRIAYLVVPNPIAAGRLESAIRATAGMASPLSAAVATRWIEEGTAKAVLSAIRSEAGRRQKMVSVSLPGADVLNDREGFHLWLRLPPHWSRGEFAARLRAAGIGIVASDAFALLEPPEAVRLGLGAPETQADLQRSLDVISELLAQSPAALNLVV; encoded by the coding sequence ATGGGTGGAAACCGCGAGGGCCTTTCATGGGTGCCGGTGCTCGGCAAGGCCCGGGGGCCGCTCTACCTCGACATCGCCGACCAGATCGCTGCCGACAGCGCGGCGGGGCGGCTGGCGGCCGGGACACGCTTGCCGCCGCAGCGGGCGCTCGCGGCCGCCCTTGGCATCGATTTCACGACGGTGAGCCGCGCCTATAACGAGGCAAGGCGTCGCGGTTTGATCGAAGGCCGCGTGGGGCAAGGGACCTATGTGCGGGCGCGGCCGAGAGGCACGGGCCGTTCGTCTCCGGGCGGACTCGTCGACATGAGCATGAACCTGCCGCCGCTTTTCGATGGTCCGGCGCTTGCGGAACGAATGTGGCGCGATATCGCCGACGTGCAGCACGAGCAGGGTGTCGCTCTGCTGATGCGCTATCAACCCGTCGGTGGTGCCCGGGAAGACCGGGCGGCGGGGACGGCTTGGCTGAAGCCGCGGCTCGGCGAGGTGTCGCCGGAGCGGGTGCTGGTTTGCCCCGGGGCGCAAGGCGCGCTGCTTGCCGTCCTTGGCCTACTGGTGGCGAAGGGCGACATGATCTGTGCCGAGGCGCTCACCTATCCAGGTCTTCGTTCCGTGGCGGCCTATCTCGGCATCGAGGTTCTGGGCGTTGACATGGACGAAGAGGGCCTCGTACCGGAGGCCTTCGAGGCCGTGTGCCGCGAGCAGCGGCCCAAGGCTCTCTATTGCAATCCGACACTGCACAATCCAACAACCGCTACGCTGCCGTTGAAAAGGCGCGAGGCGATCGTCGCCATTGCGCGCAGACACGGCGTCGCCATCGTCGAGGACGACGCCTATGGGGCATTGCCCGCAACGCCGGTGCCGCCGCTTGCGGCGCTCGCACCCGACCTCGTCTATCATGTGGCGGGGCTTGCCAAATGTCTCTCGCCGGCCCTGCGGATCGCCTATCTGGTCGTGCCGAATCCGATAGCGGCCGGTCGCCTGGAGAGCGCCATCCGGGCGACGGCCGGAATGGCCTCGCCGCTTTCTGCGGCGGTTGCTACGCGTTGGATCGAGGAGGGGACGGCGAAAGCGGTGCTGTCCGCCATACGAAGCGAGGCGGGGCGGCGCCAGAAGATGGTTTCCGTCAGCCTGCCGGGCGCCGATGTTCTCAACGACCGCGAGGGCTTTCATCTGTGGCTGAGATTGCCGCCCCATTGGAGCCGCGGCGAGTTTGCCGCCCGGCTCAGGGCGGCGGGTATCGGTATCGTTGCGAGCGATGCCTTCGCGCTTTTGGAGCCGCCGGAGGCGGTGCGTCTCGGCCTTGGCGCGCCGGAGACGCAGGCTGATCTGCAGCGAAGCCTTGACGTCATTTCCGAACTTCTCGCACAATCGCCCGCGGCGCTCAATCTCGTTGTCTGA
- a CDS encoding SDR family oxidoreductase, which produces MSQRLLVTGAAGQLGKLVLDALLASGKTKPADIIATSRDTAKLADYAAKGVETRAANFDDPASLEKAFAGADRILIISTDTLDEPGKRLKQHLAAVEAARKAGVKHILYTSMPNPETSVIPFAADHLGTENAIKASGIPYTILRNAWYMENLFLALPHALQTGQWFSSAGEGRISHVARDDLAKAAAAALEAASTESRIYTLTGTEAMTTAEIAGLVAEATGKPLEVVQISDEALAGGLKGAGLPDFFVPILVSFDTNTREGHFDLVTDDVAILTGRTPVGLPAFLAANKPALVQ; this is translated from the coding sequence ATGTCCCAGAGATTGCTCGTAACCGGCGCTGCAGGTCAGCTCGGCAAACTCGTCCTCGATGCGCTTCTCGCCTCCGGCAAGACGAAGCCTGCCGACATCATCGCCACCAGCCGCGATACCGCCAAGCTCGCCGATTACGCCGCCAAGGGCGTAGAGACCCGCGCCGCCAATTTCGACGATCCGGCCTCACTCGAAAAGGCCTTTGCCGGCGCCGACCGGATCCTCATCATCTCGACCGACACGCTTGACGAGCCGGGCAAGCGGCTGAAGCAGCATCTCGCCGCCGTCGAAGCCGCCAGGAAGGCGGGCGTCAAGCACATCCTCTACACGTCCATGCCCAACCCTGAAACCTCGGTCATTCCATTTGCCGCCGACCATCTCGGCACCGAAAACGCCATCAAGGCAAGCGGCATTCCCTATACGATCCTGCGCAATGCCTGGTACATGGAAAACCTGTTCCTGGCGCTGCCGCATGCGCTTCAGACGGGCCAATGGTTCTCGTCGGCGGGTGAAGGCCGGATCTCGCATGTGGCGCGCGACGATCTCGCCAAGGCCGCTGCCGCCGCGCTGGAAGCAGCTTCGACGGAAAGCCGCATTTATACGCTAACCGGAACAGAGGCGATGACGACCGCAGAGATCGCCGGCCTCGTCGCCGAAGCCACCGGCAAGCCGCTCGAGGTCGTCCAGATTTCCGACGAGGCTCTGGCGGGCGGGCTCAAGGGAGCCGGGCTGCCGGACTTCTTCGTGCCGATCCTCGTCTCCTTCGACACCAATACGCGCGAAGGTCATTTCGACCTGGTGACCGATGACGTCGCCATCTTGACCGGCAGAACCCCGGTCGGGCTGCCGGCCTTCCTCGCAGCAAACAAGCCTGCGCTCGTTCAGTAG
- a CDS encoding DUF983 domain-containing protein, which yields MSSTNEWPPLSPLHTGLRGRCPRCGQGHLFQGFLKLRPECEVCGLDYSFADPADGPAFFVICFACVPSVFLGVWLEVQYSAPLWVHLLVTGPFMLLTCIPPLRPLKGWLVASQFFYKAEEGKLVRKPIATPADAKEGQRAA from the coding sequence ATGTCTTCAACCAATGAGTGGCCGCCCCTGTCGCCGCTCCATACGGGCCTCCGTGGCCGCTGCCCGCGCTGCGGGCAGGGGCATCTGTTCCAGGGATTTTTGAAGCTCCGGCCAGAATGCGAGGTCTGCGGCCTCGACTATTCCTTCGCCGACCCTGCCGACGGCCCCGCCTTCTTCGTCATTTGCTTTGCCTGCGTGCCGAGCGTGTTTCTCGGCGTCTGGCTGGAAGTGCAATACAGTGCGCCGCTTTGGGTGCATCTGCTCGTCACCGGGCCCTTCATGCTGTTGACCTGTATTCCGCCGCTAAGGCCGCTGAAAGGCTGGCTGGTCGCCAGCCAGTTCTTCTACAAGGCCGAAGAGGGCAAGCTGGTGCGCAAGCCAATTGCAACGCCCGCTGATGCGAAGGAAGGGCAGCGGGCGGCTTAA